In Acipenser ruthenus chromosome 53, fAciRut3.2 maternal haplotype, whole genome shotgun sequence, the following proteins share a genomic window:
- the LOC117433052 gene encoding tripartite motif-containing protein 16-like isoform X2 has translation MASKVWSEDRFSCPVCLELLKDPVAIPCGHSYCMGCIKNCWDQTDHTGVYSCPQCRETFTPRPDLCRNTMLAELVEELKKTGLNPPPAQSYAGPGDVPCDFCTGRKFKAVKSCLTCLASYCETHVKPHYEGAAFKRHKLINAIGDLQQKLCAEHQKVLEVFCRTDQTCICVLCIVKEHKSHDTVSAEAERSVKQKQLGETQTEIQQRIQERLKETEEIKQAVETLKRSACIEIKESEKIFTELIRSIEKIHTEVIELIGANEKAAVNQAEGRMKKLEQEIAELRRRNTELKQLSETEDHIHFLQNFQSLCAPPEAQDSSSVTVNRAISFGAVRKAVSELKDHIEDFCKGELVKITKTVNEVAVYSLQAPEPRNRAEFLKYSCQLTLDPNTAYRNLCLSEGNRKVTLVWTQQFADDHPERFDRKAQVLCREGLSGTRCYWEFEWSGRGASIGVTYKGISRKGEDYSCVLGFNDKSWSLECSGSRYTARHNSNHTAITAPRSPRIGVYLDFNAGTMSFYGVSDTMTLLHRFQTTFTEPLYPGFRLDWFPGSTVTICQLN, from the exons aTGGCTTCAAAAGTATGGTCAGAGGATCGGTTCAGCTGTCCAGTATGTCTGGAGCTATTGAAAGACCCAGTCGccattccatgtggacacagttactgtatggggtgtattaagaactgctgggatcagactgatcatacaggtgtctacagctgcccccagtgcagagagacctttaccccaaggcctgatctgtgcagaaacaccatgctggccgAACTTGTGGaggaattaaagaagacaggactcaatcctcctcctgctcaaagttatgctggacctggagatgtgccgtgtgatttctgcactgggagaaagttcaaagctgtgaaatcctgtttgacgtgcctggcctcttactgtgaaacacacgtcaagccacactatgagggggctgctttcaagaggcacaagctgatcaatgcaattggagatctgcagcagaagctttgtgctgaacatcagaaggttttggaggtcttctgtagaaccgatcagacgtgtatttgtgttttgtgtattgtcaaggaacacaagagccatgatacagtttcagctgaggcagaaaggagtgtgaaacag aagcagctgggagagacacagacagaaatacaacagagaatccaggagagactgaaagaaactgAGGAGATAAAACAGGCTGTGGagacactgaaa agatctgcatgcatagaaataaaggaaagtgagaagatctttactgagctgatccgatccattgagaagatccacactgaggttattgagctgattggagctaacgagaaggctgcagtgaatcaggctgaaggacgcatgaagaaactggagcaggagattgctgagctaaggaggagaaacactgagctgaaacagctttcagaaacagaggatcacatccattttctacag aatttccagtctctctgtgcccctcctgaagctcaAGACTCatccagcgttactgtcaatagaGCCATCTCTTTTggagctgtgaggaaagctgtatctgaacttaaagaccatattgaggacttctgcaaaggggaattagtcaaaataaccaaaacag tgaatgaagttgcagtttacagtctgcaggctccagagccaaggaacagagctgagtttttaaaat attcctgtcagctcacactggaccccaacacagcgtatagaaacctctgtctgtctgaagggaacagaaaggtgacactgGTTTGGACCCAGCAATTTGCTGatgatcacccagagagatttgacagAAAGGCCCAAGTGCtctgcagagagggtttgtctgggactcgttGTTACTGGGAATTTGAGTGGAGTGGGAGAGGGGCatctataggagtcacatataaaggaatcagcaggaaaggagaggATTATTCCTGTGtccttggattcaatgacaagtcctggagtttggaaTGCTCTGGTTCCAGGtacactgcccggcacaatagcaatcacactgcaataactgccccccgctcccccagaataggagtgtatctggactttaatgccggcacgatgtccttttatggcgtctctgacacaatgaccctcctgcacagattccaaaccacattcactgagccgctctatcctgggtttaggcTTGATTGGTTTCCTGGTtccactgtaacaatctgccagctgaactag
- the LOC117433052 gene encoding tripartite motif-containing protein 16-like isoform X1, whose amino-acid sequence MASKVWSEDRFSCPVCLELLKDPVAIPCGHSYCMGCIKNCWDQTDHTGVYSCPQCRETFTPRPDLCRNTMLAELVEELKKTGLNPPPAQSYAGPGDVPCDFCTGRKFKAVKSCLTCLASYCETHVKPHYEGAAFKRHKLINAIGDLQQKLCAEHQKVLEVFCRTDQTCICVLCIVKEHKSHDTVSAEAERSVKQKQLGETQTEIQQRIQERLKETEEIKQAVETLKRSACIEIKESEKIFTELIRSIEKIHTEVIELIGANEKAAVNQAEGRMKKLEQEIAELRRRNTELKQLSETEDHIHFLQNFQSLCAPPEAQDSSSVTVNRAISFGAVRKAVSELKDHIEDFCKGELVKITKTVNEVAVYSLQAPEPRNRAEFLKSKEKCEEEMKDQPRRRCSNEDDRPNMSGCEASAEEETGETEEQEPVNEVAVYSLQAPESRNRAEFLKYSCQLTLDPNTAYRNLCLSEGNRKVTLVWTQQFADDHPERFDRKAQVLCREGLSGTRCYWEFEWSGRGASIGVTYKGISRKGEDYSCVLGFNDKSWSLECSGSRYTARHNSNHTAITAPRSPRIGVYLDFNAGTMSFYGVSDTMTLLHRFQTTFTEPLYPGFRLDWFPGSTVTICQLN is encoded by the exons aTGGCTTCAAAAGTATGGTCAGAGGATCGGTTCAGCTGTCCAGTATGTCTGGAGCTATTGAAAGACCCAGTCGccattccatgtggacacagttactgtatggggtgtattaagaactgctgggatcagactgatcatacaggtgtctacagctgcccccagtgcagagagacctttaccccaaggcctgatctgtgcagaaacaccatgctggccgAACTTGTGGaggaattaaagaagacaggactcaatcctcctcctgctcaaagttatgctggacctggagatgtgccgtgtgatttctgcactgggagaaagttcaaagctgtgaaatcctgtttgacgtgcctggcctcttactgtgaaacacacgtcaagccacactatgagggggctgctttcaagaggcacaagctgatcaatgcaattggagatctgcagcagaagctttgtgctgaacatcagaaggttttggaggtcttctgtagaaccgatcagacgtgtatttgtgttttgtgtattgtcaaggaacacaagagccatgatacagtttcagctgaggcagaaaggagtgtgaaacag aagcagctgggagagacacagacagaaatacaacagagaatccaggagagactgaaagaaactgAGGAGATAAAACAGGCTGTGGagacactgaaa agatctgcatgcatagaaataaaggaaagtgagaagatctttactgagctgatccgatccattgagaagatccacactgaggttattgagctgattggagctaacgagaaggctgcagtgaatcaggctgaaggacgcatgaagaaactggagcaggagattgctgagctaaggaggagaaacactgagctgaaacagctttcagaaacagaggatcacatccattttctacag aatttccagtctctctgtgcccctcctgaagctcaAGACTCatccagcgttactgtcaatagaGCCATCTCTTTTggagctgtgaggaaagctgtatctgaacttaaagaccatattgaggacttctgcaaaggggaattagtcaaaataaccaaaacag tgaatgaagttgcagtttacagtctgcaggctccagagccaaggaacagagctgagtttttaaaat CAAAGGAAAAGTGTGAAGAGGAAATGAAGGACCAGCCTCGACGAAGATGCAGTAATGAGGATGACCGTCCTAACA TGTCTGGATGTGAAGCGAGTGCAGAAGAGGAAACAGGAGAGACAGAGGAACAAGAACCAG tgaatgaagttgcagtttacagtctgcaggctccagagtcaaggaacagagctgagtttttaaaat attcctgtcagctcacactggaccccaacacagcgtatagaaacctctgtctgtctgaagggaacagaaaggtgacactgGTTTGGACCCAGCAATTTGCTGatgatcacccagagagatttgacagAAAGGCCCAAGTGCtctgcagagagggtttgtctgggactcgttGTTACTGGGAATTTGAGTGGAGTGGGAGAGGGGCatctataggagtcacatataaaggaatcagcaggaaaggagaggATTATTCCTGTGtccttggattcaatgacaagtcctggagtttggaaTGCTCTGGTTCCAGGtacactgcccggcacaatagcaatcacactgcaataactgccccccgctcccccagaataggagtgtatctggactttaatgccggcacgatgtccttttatggcgtctctgacacaatgaccctcctgcacagattccaaaccacattcactgagccgctctatcctgggtttaggcTTGATTGGTTTCCTGGTtccactgtaacaatctgccagctgaactag